The Geobacter sp. AOG2 genome includes a window with the following:
- a CDS encoding alpha/beta hydrolase, whose product MKHLRLLFIACIVLLPLPVLAADDNYGYPITGAYEASIIGTPANLIPEFPEPARTRQLVLHIFPDRQRAPIFFYEDGLHCTFAYQKQKAPLVFLIGGAGANDRTSKLLTMMKAFYQAGFHVITLPSPSTSNFIVTASQNGVPGDLTEDAADLYRAMEAAWKQVEGDIEVSSFYLGGYSLGATQAAFVAKLDEERRVFNFRKVLMINPSVSLYNSVTRIEDMLKQIPGGSKKQGVFFNRMLAKFSQFYRYGNFVAINENFIYAIYAEKLFSREETAGLIGLSYRIGLAGMIFSSDVVTNSGYVVPKNRVLSPTDSLFDYFLVSSHLSFFDYFNEYLFPFFQKRRPGLTKQEYVASLGLRSIEGYLKSSAKFGVMTNENDFILTKAELDYLRQLFGERAKIYPRGGHLGNLEYKDNLAYMVAFFK is encoded by the coding sequence ATGAAGCATCTGAGACTGTTGTTCATCGCCTGCATCGTCCTGTTGCCTTTGCCAGTCCTTGCGGCGGATGACAACTACGGCTACCCGATCACGGGAGCATATGAAGCCTCCATCATCGGGACACCGGCGAACCTCATCCCCGAATTCCCCGAACCTGCACGCACCCGCCAGCTCGTGCTCCATATCTTCCCGGACCGGCAGAGGGCGCCGATCTTCTTTTACGAAGATGGGCTGCACTGCACCTTTGCCTACCAGAAGCAAAAGGCGCCGCTGGTCTTTCTGATAGGCGGAGCCGGCGCCAACGACCGGACTTCCAAGCTGTTGACCATGATGAAGGCCTTCTACCAGGCCGGCTTCCATGTCATCACCCTGCCGTCGCCGTCCACCTCCAATTTTATCGTCACCGCTTCACAAAACGGCGTCCCCGGCGACCTGACCGAGGACGCGGCTGACTTGTACCGCGCCATGGAGGCCGCCTGGAAGCAGGTAGAAGGCGATATCGAGGTTTCTTCATTCTATTTGGGCGGCTACAGCCTGGGAGCTACCCAGGCCGCCTTCGTGGCCAAGTTGGACGAGGAGCGCCGGGTCTTCAACTTTCGCAAGGTACTCATGATCAACCCATCGGTAAGCCTGTACAATTCGGTGACACGGATCGAGGATATGCTGAAGCAGATCCCCGGAGGGTCCAAGAAACAGGGCGTCTTTTTCAACAGGATGTTGGCCAAGTTCAGCCAGTTCTATCGCTATGGCAATTTCGTCGCCATTAACGAGAACTTTATCTACGCGATCTATGCGGAGAAACTGTTCTCCCGCGAGGAAACCGCCGGATTGATCGGGCTTTCCTACCGCATTGGCCTGGCCGGCATGATCTTCTCGTCAGACGTGGTGACCAACAGCGGCTACGTCGTGCCGAAGAACCGGGTGCTGAGCCCCACCGACTCCCTGTTCGACTATTTCCTGGTCTCCAGCCACCTGAGCTTCTTCGACTATTTCAACGAGTATTTGTTCCCCTTTTTCCAGAAGCGGCGACCGGGGCTCACCAAGCAGGAGTACGTCGCTTCCCTGGGCCTCAGGAGCATCGAGGGGTACCTGAAGTCGTCCGCCAAGTTCGGCGTGATGACCAACGAAAACGACTTCATTCTGACCAAGGCGGAGCTCGATTACCTGCGGCAACTCTTCGGCGAGCGGGCCAAAATCTACCCGCGCGGCGGCCATCTGGGCAACCTGGAGTACAAAGATAACCTGGCCTACATGGTCGCATTCTTCAAATGA